In Gloeocapsa sp. PCC 73106, a single genomic region encodes these proteins:
- a CDS encoding RES family NAD+ phosphorylase has translation MEQTESQYPGLHPEPFQDLNSINLPLVTLNGPWFRVHQSQHHPIYFGTSGRNRFDAPAQEYGILYIGVDDCCAFRESIGRLTKYRIVTKTLLQGRRISEITANRPLNLVDLTGEGLTKIDADGRLGTGDYGVAQRWALALRNHPQKPDGLYYRSRHDPSRYCLGLYDHLEVELSVTIQYDFLADSFKGRLANILNVYEYGYVEDYL, from the coding sequence ATGGAGCAGACTGAATCACAATATCCTGGCTTACATCCAGAACCTTTCCAAGATCTTAACAGTATAAATTTACCCCTAGTTACTCTCAATGGGCCGTGGTTTCGAGTACATCAATCCCAGCACCATCCTATTTATTTTGGTACATCGGGAAGAAATCGCTTTGATGCACCCGCACAAGAATATGGAATTTTATATATTGGAGTTGATGATTGCTGTGCTTTCAGAGAAAGTATTGGTAGATTAACAAAGTATAGAATTGTTACCAAAACTCTATTACAAGGGCGTCGAATTTCTGAAATAACCGCCAACCGTCCCCTAAATTTGGTTGATTTGACTGGAGAGGGTTTGACAAAAATAGATGCAGATGGGCGATTAGGTACAGGCGATTATGGTGTGGCGCAACGTTGGGCGTTAGCTTTAAGAAACCATCCACAAAAACCCGACGGTCTTTATTATCGCTCTCGTCATGACCCTTCGCGTTATTGTTTGGGTTTATATGATCATTTAGAGGTTGAGTTAAGTGTAACTATCCAATATGACTTTTTAGCTGATTCTTTTAAAGGGCGTTTAGCCAATATACTTAATGTTTACGAGTATGGTTACGTGGAAGATTATTTATAA